Proteins encoded in a region of the Mucispirillum schaedleri ASF457 genome:
- a CDS encoding thermonuclease family protein, translated as MKRKKNTRFNLKPRTVAVIIIATIIGSMGGFLNDTLYDFSAVDENKITIKHINSIHDGDTINITTHNNKKVKIRLYGIDAPELKQPFGEQSQLCLEEMIKNQNISYIPRNKNKSTDKYGRTVAVIFKGNTNINLEMVKKGCAWNYMYYNKSLYTIFAQITAKNKKAGLWADNNPQAPWDYRKQTKQ; from the coding sequence ATGAAAAGAAAGAAAAATACACGATTTAATCTTAAACCAAGAACTGTTGCTGTGATTATTATAGCGACAATTATAGGCAGTATGGGTGGGTTTTTAAATGACACATTGTATGATTTTTCAGCTGTAGATGAGAATAAAATCACAATAAAACATATCAATTCAATACATGATGGTGATACAATAAATATTACCACACATAATAATAAAAAAGTGAAAATAAGGCTTTATGGCATAGATGCACCAGAACTGAAACAGCCCTTTGGAGAACAATCCCAATTATGTCTTGAAGAAATGATTAAAAATCAAAATATATCTTATATACCAAGGAATAAAAATAAAAGCACTGATAAATATGGTAGAACTGTTGCAGTAATATTTAAAGGAAATACAAATATTAATCTTGAAATGGTAAAAAAAGGCTGTGCATGGAACTACATGTATTATAATAAATCGTTATACACTATATTTGCACAAATTACAGCTAAAAATAAAAAAGCAGGACTTTGGGCAGATAATAATCCGCAGGCTCCATGGGATTATAGAAAACAAACCAAACAATAA